One Glycine soja cultivar W05 chromosome 2, ASM419377v2, whole genome shotgun sequence genomic region harbors:
- the LOC114381842 gene encoding protein SHI RELATED SEQUENCE 1-like: MAGLFSLGGGGGGRGNNNNNQSSEIPPAETLFWYSSKNDDVSSYHRGFELWNQQDQHHHHHHHVMHPHARPLLQRDLYSSGVGPSRGGGGVSDDDHSSSRSAALVAMRAAAAAEGGISCQDCGNQAKKDCPHMRCRTCCKSRGYDCQTHVKSTWVPASKRRERQQALAALQQQQQEQQQQQQRDISKRPRDPTSCTRLPSSGLEEEGNFPSVVSSPAEFRCVRVSCVEDADDRYAYQTAVSIGGHVFKGILYDYGPENNNHNNSNNNSNNNYTAGETSAGVVAAAQPLNLAAISSAALVDTSSLYSAPVNAFMAGGSGTQFFPHTRS; this comes from the exons ATGGCGGGGTTATTCTCattaggaggaggaggaggagggcgaggaaacaacaacaacaaccaaagcAGCGAGATTCCACCAGCGGAGACCCTATTCTGGTACAGCAGCAAAAACGACGACGTTTCGTCCTACCACCGAGGGTTTGAGCTATGGAACCAGCAGGACCAGcaccaccatcaccatcatCACGTGATGCATCCACATGCGCGTCCTCTCCTGCAGCGAGATCTTTACTCGTCAGGAGTTGGGCCCAGCCGCGGCGGCGGCGGCGTCTCCGATGATGATCACTCGTCGTCGAGATCGGCTGCGTTGGTGGCGATGCGCGCAGCCGCGGCCGCGGAGGGAGGAATAAGCTGCCAGGACTGCGGCAACCAGGCCAAGAAAGACTGCCCTCACATGCGGTGCAGGACGTGCTGCAAGAGCCGCGGGTACGACTGCCAAACCCATGTGAAAAGCACATGGGTTCCGGCTTCTAAACGCCGCGAGCGTCAGCAAGCACTCGCCGCGTTACAGCAGCAACagcaagaacaacaacaacagcaacagagAGATATTTCCAAGAGGCCGAGAGACCCGACCTCTTGCACTCGTTTACCCTCGTCAG GGTTAGAGGAAGAAGGGAATTTTCCTTCTGTGGTGAGTTCTCCAGCTGAATTCAGATGCGTGAGGGTTAGCTGCGTGGAAGATGCTGATGATAGATACGCATACCAAACCGCTGTGAGCATAGGAGGACATGTGTTCAAAGGAATCCTCTATGACTATGGTCCTGAAAATAATAACCACAACAAcagtaataataatagtaataataattacaCGGCTGGAGAAACCTCTGCTGGTGTTGTTGCTGCAGCTCAGCCCTTGAACCTTGCTGCTATTTCTTCAGCTGCACTTGTTGATACTTCCTCTTTGTATTCGGCTCCGGTTAACGCATTCATGGCTGGTGGTAGTGGTACGCAATTCTTCCCTCACACAAgatcttga